Proteins encoded within one genomic window of Nonomuraea gerenzanensis:
- a CDS encoding tetratricopeptide repeat protein — MTSSELETPPLDTARRLAEHGDLDAAARILGELAADPDGPDRAQAAVGLAVVLEQRGDLEGARAAARTALATGHPEYAAQAACHLAQGFEREGRDEQARAAWQAVLGVGTAAYVPLAHLALARLAVRGGHLEEAEKEFRAAMETGARGGEERAGAHAAAELAELMLEHGEPGAAAEVLLDALDFAPGDEVPGLRVQLGIAHLELACAEFAESVEGGADAQTGALAIELLARTLPLRGRDEDAGRVWSYGLEHEDETLAAEVRLRYHRDG, encoded by the coding sequence TTGACGTCCTCAGAGCTGGAGACCCCGCCCCTCGACACCGCCCGCCGGCTGGCCGAGCACGGTGATCTCGACGCCGCCGCCCGCATCCTGGGCGAGCTGGCCGCGGACCCCGACGGGCCCGACAGGGCGCAGGCCGCGGTGGGCCTGGCCGTGGTGCTCGAACAGCGCGGCGACCTCGAGGGCGCCAGGGCCGCCGCCAGGACGGCGCTGGCCACCGGGCACCCCGAGTACGCCGCGCAGGCCGCCTGCCACCTCGCCCAGGGCTTCGAGCGCGAGGGCCGCGACGAGCAGGCCAGGGCCGCCTGGCAGGCCGTGCTGGGGGTGGGCACCGCCGCGTACGTGCCGCTGGCCCACCTCGCGCTGGCGCGGCTGGCCGTGCGGGGCGGGCACCTGGAGGAGGCGGAGAAGGAGTTCCGCGCCGCCATGGAGACGGGCGCGCGGGGCGGCGAGGAGCGGGCCGGCGCGCACGCCGCCGCGGAGCTCGCCGAGCTGATGCTGGAGCACGGGGAGCCGGGGGCGGCGGCGGAGGTGCTCCTGGACGCGCTGGACTTCGCCCCCGGGGATGAGGTGCCGGGGCTGCGGGTTCAGCTCGGTATCGCGCATCTGGAGCTGGCCTGCGCCGAGTTCGCCGAGAGCGTCGAGGGCGGGGCCGACGCGCAGACGGGCGCGCTGGCGATCGAGCTGCTCGCGCGCACGTTGCCCTTGCGGGGGCGGGACGAGGATGCGGGGCGGGTCTGGTCGTACGGGCTGGAGCACGAGGACGAGACGCTGGCCGCGGAGGTGCGGCTGCGCTACCACCGGGACGGCTGA
- a CDS encoding alpha/beta hydrolase family protein — MQVMTPRGPALVEIEEAADPRLLLVLTHGSAGGVDAPDLLAVRDAALAAGASVARVTQAFRVAGARAPGSPVKQDEAWEIVLRELRADRAELPVVQGGRSNGARVACRTAKAVGASAVVALAFPLHPPGRPERSRADELRGAGVDVLVVNGDRDPFGIPEAVDAARLVVLPGENHDLKRDPAKVGEIVAEWIMNYA, encoded by the coding sequence ATGCAGGTGATGACGCCGCGAGGGCCGGCGCTGGTGGAGATCGAGGAGGCCGCCGACCCGCGGCTGCTGCTGGTGCTGACCCACGGCTCGGCCGGGGGAGTGGACGCCCCCGACCTGCTGGCCGTACGCGACGCGGCACTTGCGGCGGGGGCCAGTGTGGCCAGGGTGACGCAGGCGTTCAGGGTGGCGGGGGCGCGGGCGCCCGGCTCGCCCGTCAAGCAGGACGAGGCGTGGGAGATCGTCCTGCGCGAGCTGCGCGCCGATCGGGCGGAGCTGCCTGTGGTGCAGGGCGGGCGGAGCAACGGGGCCCGGGTGGCGTGCCGCACGGCCAAGGCGGTGGGGGCCTCGGCGGTGGTGGCGCTGGCCTTTCCGCTGCACCCGCCGGGGCGGCCGGAGCGGTCCAGGGCCGATGAGCTGCGGGGGGCGGGGGTGGATGTGCTGGTGGTGAACGGGGACCGGGATCCGTTCGGGATACCTGAGGCTGTGGATGCGGCGCGGCTGGTGGTGCTGCCGGGGGAGAATCACGACCTCAAGCGTGACCCCGCGAAGGTGGGCGAGATCGTGGCCGAATGGATCATGAACTACGCGTGA
- a CDS encoding DUF5999 family protein translates to MCPHDPACPDAEAPDREAARTLACHPEQGWSLLCNGVVLFEDTGELLPSGTVIAPHRPVVGAA, encoded by the coding sequence ATGTGCCCGCACGACCCGGCCTGTCCGGATGCCGAGGCGCCAGACCGCGAGGCGGCACGCACCCTCGCCTGCCACCCCGAGCAGGGGTGGAGTCTGCTCTGCAATGGAGTCGTCCTGTTCGAGGACACCGGTGAGCTCCTGCCCAGCGGCACCGTCATCGCCCCGCACCGGCCCGTGGTCGGCGCAGCCTGA
- a CDS encoding TetR/AcrR family transcriptional regulator C-terminal domain-containing protein codes for MPAKRPPVPLSRERIIEAALHIADSQGLRRLTMRRLGDALQVEAMAIYHHLPRGKEALMDALAEHVTAVHVEQGSSWQETAKAWCRASRELLRDHPGVLALALTKPPKGATALAIREQVEQLADGGLDDAAEAVRALRAFVFGSVAVEVQQSGWADPEVDEWVRRDERADVDFERGLDALLKGLQT; via the coding sequence ATGCCCGCCAAGAGACCGCCGGTGCCCCTGTCCCGCGAGCGCATCATCGAGGCAGCGCTCCACATCGCCGACAGCCAGGGCCTGCGCAGGCTCACGATGCGCAGGCTGGGCGACGCCCTCCAGGTGGAGGCCATGGCCATCTACCACCACCTCCCCCGCGGCAAGGAGGCGCTGATGGACGCCCTGGCCGAGCACGTCACGGCCGTGCACGTCGAGCAGGGCTCCTCCTGGCAGGAGACCGCCAAGGCGTGGTGCCGGGCCAGCAGGGAGCTGCTGCGCGACCACCCGGGCGTGCTGGCCCTGGCCCTGACCAAGCCGCCCAAGGGCGCCACGGCCCTGGCCATCAGGGAGCAGGTCGAGCAGCTCGCCGACGGTGGCCTGGACGACGCCGCCGAGGCCGTACGGGCGCTGCGGGCCTTCGTGTTCGGCAGCGTGGCGGTCGAGGTGCAGCAGTCGGGATGGGCCGACCCAGAAGTTGATGAATGGGTCAGGAGGGACGAAAGAGCGGATGTGGACTTCGAGCGCGGACTCGACGCTCTTCTCAAGGGATTGCAAACGTGA
- a CDS encoding RNA polymerase sigma factor, whose protein sequence is MPRTAVATPPATLDQLIERGRAQGHLSLAELRDAFAEAGISPSEGRTILRELSEAGVSLAAEGEPSLSTTAPKKTQKKPSTAKKTTSRAKTTGRKPGEAKISATAGTPAAADGATPPAAKPEHEEDVPDDLVLSEDAELENEPLDLDDTQSVMGDSVHTYLKSIGRRTLLTAAQEVELARRIEAGLYAEYKLETQPDLPPSVQEDLHLVIEDGRQAKDHMLEANLRLVVSVAKKYTDRGMSLLDVVQEGNLGLIRAVEKFDYTKGFKFSTYAMWWIRQAIQRGFADSARTIRLPVHVLEMLSKLSRVERDMHQRLGREPTPEELAVELDKTPDQIEELLRTSRQPISLNATIGEDGETTIGDLIEDVDSPEASEIVDRQLLGDQLRGVLDNLSPRESKIMALRFGLVDGKPHTLDEIGKHLGLTRERIRQLEKESLSKLRHPSNTRPLLDWAS, encoded by the coding sequence ATGCCCAGAACCGCCGTGGCGACCCCACCCGCAACTCTCGACCAGCTGATTGAACGAGGGCGAGCCCAGGGTCACCTTTCTCTGGCGGAGCTGCGTGACGCATTCGCCGAGGCCGGCATCAGCCCCTCTGAAGGCCGCACGATCCTGCGCGAGCTGTCAGAGGCCGGCGTGAGCCTGGCCGCAGAGGGCGAACCGTCTCTCAGCACCACCGCCCCGAAGAAGACCCAGAAGAAGCCGTCCACCGCCAAGAAGACGACCTCGCGGGCAAAGACTACCGGCCGCAAGCCCGGCGAGGCAAAAATCTCCGCGACCGCCGGTACGCCGGCCGCCGCCGACGGCGCCACGCCGCCCGCGGCCAAGCCGGAGCACGAGGAGGACGTGCCCGACGACCTCGTGCTGAGCGAGGACGCCGAGCTGGAGAACGAGCCGCTCGACCTGGACGACACGCAGTCCGTCATGGGCGACTCGGTGCACACCTACCTCAAGTCCATCGGCCGCCGCACCCTGCTCACCGCCGCCCAGGAGGTCGAGCTCGCCAGGCGGATCGAGGCCGGGCTGTACGCGGAGTACAAGCTGGAGACCCAGCCCGACCTGCCCCCGTCCGTCCAGGAGGACCTGCACCTGGTCATCGAGGACGGCAGGCAGGCCAAGGACCACATGCTGGAGGCCAACCTGCGGCTCGTGGTGTCGGTGGCCAAGAAGTACACCGACCGCGGGATGTCGCTGCTGGACGTCGTCCAGGAGGGCAACCTGGGGCTGATCAGGGCCGTGGAGAAGTTCGACTACACCAAGGGCTTCAAGTTCTCCACCTACGCCATGTGGTGGATCAGGCAGGCCATCCAGCGCGGCTTCGCCGACTCCGCCCGCACGATCCGGCTGCCCGTGCACGTGCTGGAGATGCTCTCCAAGCTGTCGCGGGTCGAGCGTGACATGCACCAGCGGCTGGGGCGCGAGCCCACGCCGGAGGAGCTGGCCGTCGAGCTCGACAAGACGCCGGACCAGATCGAGGAGCTGCTGCGCACCAGCCGCCAGCCGATCTCGCTGAACGCGACGATCGGCGAGGACGGGGAGACCACGATCGGCGACCTCATCGAGGACGTCGACTCGCCGGAGGCGTCCGAGATCGTCGACCGCCAGCTCCTGGGCGATCAGCTGCGGGGCGTGCTCGACAACCTGTCGCCGCGCGAGTCGAAGATCATGGCGCTGCGGTTCGGGCTCGTGGACGGCAAGCCGCACACGCTGGACGAGATCGGCAAGCACCTGGGGCTGACCCGGGAGCGGATCCGGCAGCTGGAGAAGGAGTCGCTGTCCAAGCTGCGGCACCCAAGCAACACGCGGCCGTTGCTGGACTGGGCCAGCTGA
- a CDS encoding AMP-binding protein: MWRNPSHPDRPLHAIVQPPGPALFAAVRDALSGDGPAVLPLSPGHAEPALAALRPTHLGGVPRGDGEGVPGDVAVVIATSGSTGAPKGVLLSAGALRASAAASLRRVEAAEGERWLCCLPVSHVSGLQVLVRALLSGSEPIVHPAFDPEAVLRSGADHVSLVPTQLHRLVEAGADLSVFRTIVLGGAAARPGLLERARRLGARIVTTYGSSETSGGCVYDGRPLDGVDVKIGDDGLIRIAGPVLFSGYRFGVPADPFDGGWFVTSDLGELREGRLRVLGRADDVINTGGEKVVAGAVTEVLGAHPEIADVAVIGTPDPEWGELVTAVVVPANPDTPLTLAQLRAYCRDRLPPHAAPRELRFVTRLPLLPNGKTDLVRLRTGT, translated from the coding sequence ATGTGGAGGAACCCGTCGCATCCGGACCGTCCGCTGCATGCCATTGTGCAGCCTCCGGGACCTGCCCTGTTCGCGGCGGTGCGCGACGCCCTGTCCGGTGACGGGCCCGCCGTCCTCCCGCTGTCCCCCGGCCACGCGGAGCCCGCGCTGGCCGCCCTGCGCCCCACGCATCTCGGCGGCGTCCCGCGCGGCGACGGCGAGGGCGTCCCCGGCGACGTGGCGGTGGTGATCGCCACCAGCGGCAGCACCGGCGCCCCGAAGGGGGTGCTGCTCTCCGCCGGCGCCCTGCGTGCCTCCGCGGCTGCCTCGCTGCGCCGCGTGGAGGCGGCCGAGGGCGAGCGCTGGCTGTGCTGCCTGCCCGTCTCCCACGTCTCCGGCCTTCAGGTCCTGGTACGCGCCCTGCTGTCGGGCAGCGAGCCGATCGTCCACCCGGCGTTCGACCCCGAGGCGGTGCTGCGCTCCGGCGCCGACCACGTCTCCCTGGTGCCCACGCAGCTGCACCGGCTGGTGGAGGCCGGGGCGGACCTGTCGGTGTTCAGGACGATCGTGCTCGGCGGCGCCGCCGCCCGTCCCGGCCTGCTGGAGCGTGCCAGGCGGCTCGGGGCGCGGATCGTGACGACGTACGGGTCGAGCGAGACGAGCGGCGGGTGCGTGTACGACGGCCGCCCGCTCGACGGCGTGGACGTCAAGATCGGCGACGACGGCCTCATCAGGATCGCGGGCCCGGTGCTGTTCTCCGGTTACCGCTTCGGCGTGCCCGCCGACCCGTTCGACGGCGGCTGGTTCGTCACCTCCGACCTGGGCGAGCTGCGCGAGGGCCGCCTGCGGGTGCTCGGCAGGGCCGACGACGTGATCAACACCGGCGGCGAGAAGGTCGTCGCGGGCGCCGTGACCGAGGTGCTGGGCGCCCATCCGGAGATCGCCGACGTGGCGGTGATCGGCACCCCGGACCCCGAATGGGGCGAGCTGGTCACCGCCGTCGTGGTTCCGGCCAACCCCGACACACCTCTCACGCTTGCGCAATTGAGGGCGTACTGCCGCGATAGGCTTCCTCCCCATGCCGCCCCGCGCGAGCTGCGGTTCGTCACCCGGCTGCCGCTGCTGCCGAACGGCAAGACCGATCTGGTGCGGCTGAGGACAGGAACCTGA
- a CDS encoding o-succinylbenzoate synthase: protein MGSAAPAAPVVFSIPMRTPFRGQTVREGVLLHGPAGWGEFSPFPEYGPRECARWLACAREAAFEGWPEPVRDSVPVNVTVPAVDPEEAHELVRRSGCGTAKVKVAERGQGFAEDLARVEAVRDALGPAGRLRVDANGAWEAGEAVRRLKRLDRYDLEYAEQPCATLEELAAVRRACDVPIAADESIRRAEDPLRVRAAEAADVAVVKVQPLGGVRAALRVVEACGLPAVVSSAVETSVGLAAGLALAAALPALPYACGLGTMPLLSGDVVADSLVPVDGRLAVRRPPVDFQCLSEFEIESPQWLRRMQEASR from the coding sequence ATGGGATCCGCGGCTCCGGCGGCTCCGGTGGTCTTCAGCATCCCGATGCGCACGCCTTTCCGCGGGCAGACCGTCAGGGAAGGGGTGCTGCTGCACGGCCCGGCGGGCTGGGGCGAGTTCTCGCCGTTCCCCGAGTACGGCCCGCGCGAGTGCGCCCGGTGGCTGGCGTGCGCGCGCGAGGCGGCGTTCGAAGGCTGGCCGGAGCCGGTGCGCGACAGCGTGCCCGTCAACGTGACCGTGCCGGCCGTGGACCCGGAGGAGGCCCACGAGCTGGTGCGCCGCTCCGGCTGCGGCACGGCGAAGGTCAAGGTGGCCGAGCGCGGGCAGGGCTTCGCGGAGGACCTCGCCAGGGTGGAGGCCGTACGCGACGCGCTCGGGCCCGCCGGGCGGCTGCGCGTGGACGCCAACGGCGCCTGGGAGGCCGGCGAGGCCGTGCGGAGGCTCAAGCGGCTCGACCGCTACGACCTGGAGTACGCCGAGCAGCCGTGCGCCACGCTGGAGGAGCTGGCGGCGGTGCGGCGGGCCTGCGACGTGCCGATCGCGGCCGACGAGTCGATCCGCAGGGCCGAGGACCCGCTGCGGGTGCGGGCGGCCGAGGCCGCCGACGTGGCGGTGGTCAAGGTGCAGCCGCTGGGCGGCGTGCGGGCCGCGCTGCGCGTGGTGGAGGCGTGCGGGCTGCCGGCCGTGGTGTCCAGCGCGGTGGAGACGTCCGTGGGGCTGGCGGCCGGGTTAGCGCTGGCGGCGGCGCTGCCCGCGTTGCCGTACGCGTGCGGGCTGGGCACGATGCCGCTGCTGTCGGGCGATGTGGTGGCGGACTCGCTGGTGCCGGTGGACGGCCGGCTGGCGGTCCGGCGACCCCCAGTAGATTTTCAGTGTTTGTCGGAATTTGAGATTGAATCTCCCCAGTGGCTTCGCCGGATGCAGGAGGCGTCACGTTGA
- the menD gene encoding 2-succinyl-5-enolpyruvyl-6-hydroxy-3-cyclohexene-1-carboxylic-acid synthase gives MNPATALATVLVDELVRCGLTDVVLAPGSRSAPLALALHAESRVRLHVRVDERSASYLALGLAKRSERPVALICSSGTATANFHPAVIEASESGVPLLVLTADRPPELRGTGANQTIDQIKLFGTATRWFAEVGVPEDRPGQVAYWRSLACRAYQRAAGAGNPGPVHLNLAFREPLIPDGDTAWCEPLDIGAGAPWVRARVAPPPVALHIPPTRRGVLVVGDGAANVRRYVAAAGMAGWPVLSEPNGGARYGDHAVSTYHYLLGTPEFADAHRPDVVVTLGRPGLSRPLLSWLRRAGEHIVVSPDLDRWPDPTRSATQVAQAVEIPVASGDDSWLHAWRQADLAARAAMDDVLDLSGTSEPRLARDLVDALPNGALLFCGSSMPIRDLDQAMRPRRGIRLMANRGASGIDGLVSTAMGAALAHNGPSYALLGDLSFLHDQNGLILGPREPRPDLCFVVVNNDGGGIFSLLPQAAVRDPFERVFGTPHGVDLGYVAAATGTPYTLVGDLGELPKALRGEGPRVVEVRTDREENVLVHARLRDAAQDAVRAYLAG, from the coding sequence TTGAACCCCGCTACCGCGCTGGCCACCGTACTGGTCGACGAGCTGGTGCGCTGCGGCCTGACCGACGTGGTGCTCGCCCCGGGCTCCCGCTCCGCCCCGCTCGCGCTGGCCCTGCACGCCGAGTCGCGGGTGCGCCTGCACGTCCGCGTGGACGAGCGCTCGGCGTCCTACCTGGCGCTCGGCCTCGCCAAGCGCTCCGAGCGGCCCGTCGCGCTGATCTGCTCGTCCGGCACCGCCACCGCGAACTTCCACCCGGCCGTCATCGAGGCGAGCGAGTCCGGCGTACCGCTGCTCGTGCTCACCGCCGACCGTCCGCCCGAGCTGCGCGGCACCGGCGCCAACCAGACGATCGACCAGATCAAGCTGTTCGGCACGGCCACCCGCTGGTTCGCCGAGGTCGGCGTGCCGGAGGACCGGCCGGGGCAGGTGGCCTACTGGCGCTCGCTGGCCTGCCGCGCCTACCAGCGCGCGGCCGGCGCGGGCAACCCGGGCCCCGTGCACCTCAACCTGGCCTTCAGGGAGCCGCTGATCCCCGACGGCGACACCGCCTGGTGCGAGCCGCTCGACATCGGCGCCGGCGCCCCCTGGGTGCGCGCCCGCGTCGCGCCGCCGCCCGTCGCCCTGCACATCCCGCCCACCAGGCGCGGCGTGCTCGTGGTCGGCGACGGCGCCGCGAACGTGCGCCGCTACGTGGCCGCGGCGGGCATGGCGGGCTGGCCCGTCCTGTCCGAGCCGAACGGCGGCGCCCGCTACGGCGACCACGCCGTCTCGACCTACCACTACCTGCTGGGCACGCCGGAGTTCGCCGACGCGCACCGGCCCGACGTGGTGGTCACGCTCGGCCGCCCGGGGCTGTCGCGACCGCTGCTGTCGTGGCTGCGGCGGGCCGGCGAGCACATCGTCGTCTCCCCCGACCTCGACCGCTGGCCCGACCCCACCCGGTCGGCCACGCAGGTGGCGCAGGCCGTGGAGATCCCGGTGGCCTCCGGCGACGACTCCTGGCTGCACGCCTGGCGCCAGGCCGACCTGGCGGCGCGGGCCGCCATGGACGACGTGCTCGACCTGTCGGGCACCAGCGAGCCGCGCCTGGCCAGGGATCTGGTGGACGCGCTGCCGAACGGGGCGCTGCTGTTCTGCGGCTCCTCGATGCCGATCCGCGACCTCGACCAGGCCATGCGGCCGCGCCGGGGGATCCGGCTGATGGCCAACCGGGGGGCCTCCGGCATCGACGGGCTCGTCTCCACGGCCATGGGGGCGGCGCTGGCGCACAACGGGCCCTCGTACGCGCTGCTGGGAGACCTGTCGTTCCTGCACGACCAGAACGGGCTCATCCTGGGGCCCCGCGAGCCGCGGCCCGACCTGTGCTTCGTGGTCGTCAACAACGACGGGGGCGGGATCTTCTCGTTGTTGCCGCAGGCGGCCGTGCGGGATCCGTTCGAGCGGGTCTTCGGGACGCCGCACGGGGTGGATCTCGGGTACGTGGCCGCCGCGACGGGGACGCCGTACACGCTGGTGGGCGATCTCGGGGAGCTGCCCAAGGCGTTGCGGGGCGAGGGGCCCCGGGTGGTCGAGGTGCGCACCGACCGGGAGGAGAACGTGCTGGTGCACGCGCGGCTGCGGGACGCGGCCCAGGACGCGGTGCGCGCCTACCTGGCAGGCTGA
- a CDS encoding 5'-3' exonuclease yields the protein MLLDTPSLYFRAFYGIPESIKAPDGSPVNAVRGLIDMIATLVRQHSPTELVATMDADWRPAFRVAAIPTYKAHRVAHGDTEEVPEALVPQIAVIQDVLDALGIARLESPGYEADDVIGTLTHRAGDGAVDIVTGDRDLFQLVDDARPVRVLYTVRGIRNLQIVDEAFVTAKYGIPGRAYADFATLRGDPSDGLPGVPGVGEKTAAALITRFGSLAALLESLDAGVTDGFPAGSRTRLAAARDYLRAAPAVVEVAPDAPLPAADLALPAKPRDPEALVRLADRYGLDSPLNRLLDVLGG from the coding sequence ATGCTTCTGGACACCCCTTCCCTCTACTTCCGTGCCTTCTACGGCATCCCGGAGTCGATCAAGGCTCCCGACGGCTCGCCGGTCAACGCGGTGCGCGGGCTCATCGACATGATCGCCACCCTCGTGCGCCAGCACTCCCCCACGGAGCTCGTGGCCACGATGGACGCCGACTGGCGGCCGGCCTTCCGGGTGGCGGCGATCCCGACGTACAAGGCGCACCGCGTCGCCCACGGCGACACCGAAGAGGTGCCCGAGGCGCTCGTGCCGCAGATCGCGGTCATCCAGGACGTGCTCGACGCCCTCGGCATCGCCCGCCTGGAGTCGCCCGGCTACGAGGCCGACGACGTGATCGGCACCCTCACCCACCGGGCCGGCGACGGCGCCGTGGACATCGTGACCGGCGACCGCGACCTGTTCCAGCTCGTCGACGACGCCCGGCCGGTCCGCGTCCTCTACACCGTGCGCGGCATCCGCAACCTGCAGATCGTGGACGAGGCGTTCGTCACCGCCAAGTACGGCATCCCCGGCCGCGCCTACGCCGACTTCGCCACCCTGCGCGGCGACCCCAGCGACGGGCTGCCGGGCGTGCCGGGGGTCGGCGAGAAGACCGCCGCCGCGCTGATCACCCGCTTCGGCTCGCTCGCCGCCCTGCTGGAGTCCCTCGACGCGGGCGTCACCGACGGCTTCCCGGCCGGCAGCCGCACCCGCCTGGCCGCCGCCCGCGACTACCTCCGTGCCGCGCCGGCCGTCGTCGAGGTCGCCCCGGACGCGCCGCTCCCCGCCGCCGACCTGGCGCTTCCGGCCAAGCCGCGCGACCCGGAGGCCCTCGTCCGGCTCGCCGACCGCTACGGCCTCGACAGCCCGCTCAACCGGCTGCTCGACGTCCTGGGCGGCTGA
- a CDS encoding PP2C family protein-serine/threonine phosphatase encodes MVDVIGAAELLGHESDAEMLAVRLAHAQRLGNMGWAEWHLHTGETIWSEQVYVIFGRDPGEGPIALPDLAEHVEPGDVATLDRLLWSVVQGVEPVQAEFRIRRGVGSSDLRDLRVVLEPLAGPGGTIGMHGVIQDITGRRRAERMVSESRRQLLEARERAAEDRHIMLALREAILPEPDGCLDLPQTRIAVRYVPAEKTANLGGDWFEAAPAPDGRQLLAIGDVSGHGLPAISRMAQLRHALVGLAMTGQAANRLLDWLNELVLHQLKDTTATAIIGHFDPRTRVFAWGQAGNLAPILVRDGVASQLPQPRGVLLGAASGSPYELATTRLQPGDLLLMFTDGLVERRTRDIDVGLDLAMAAARKLEGPDLDAGLDRLLADIGGPNPEDDACLLAVGVLGPE; translated from the coding sequence ATGGTCGACGTCATAGGCGCGGCCGAGCTGCTCGGCCACGAGAGCGACGCCGAGATGCTCGCCGTACGCCTGGCACACGCCCAGCGGCTGGGCAACATGGGCTGGGCCGAGTGGCACCTGCACACAGGGGAGACGATCTGGTCGGAGCAGGTGTACGTGATCTTCGGCCGCGACCCGGGTGAGGGCCCCATCGCCCTGCCCGACCTGGCCGAGCACGTCGAGCCCGGCGACGTGGCCACGCTCGACCGCCTGCTGTGGTCGGTCGTGCAGGGCGTGGAGCCGGTGCAGGCGGAGTTCCGCATCCGCCGCGGGGTCGGCTCCAGCGACCTGCGGGACCTGCGCGTCGTCCTGGAGCCCCTGGCGGGCCCCGGGGGCACGATCGGCATGCACGGCGTCATCCAGGACATCACCGGCCGCCGCCGCGCCGAGCGCATGGTCTCGGAGTCGCGCCGCCAGCTCCTGGAGGCGCGCGAGCGGGCCGCCGAGGACCGCCACATCATGCTGGCCCTGCGCGAGGCGATCCTGCCCGAGCCCGACGGCTGCCTCGACCTGCCGCAGACCAGGATCGCGGTCCGGTACGTCCCGGCCGAGAAGACCGCGAACCTGGGCGGCGACTGGTTCGAGGCCGCGCCCGCCCCCGACGGCCGCCAGCTGCTGGCCATCGGAGACGTCTCCGGCCACGGCCTGCCCGCGATCTCCCGCATGGCCCAGCTCCGCCACGCCCTCGTCGGCCTGGCCATGACGGGGCAGGCGGCCAACCGGCTGCTCGACTGGCTGAACGAGCTCGTCCTGCACCAGCTCAAGGACACCACCGCCACCGCGATCATCGGCCATTTCGACCCGCGGACCCGGGTGTTCGCCTGGGGCCAGGCGGGGAACCTGGCGCCCATCCTGGTCCGCGACGGCGTGGCCAGCCAGCTTCCGCAGCCCAGGGGCGTGCTGCTGGGGGCCGCGTCCGGCAGCCCGTACGAGCTGGCGACCACCCGGCTGCAGCCAGGCGATCTACTGCTGATGTTCACCGACGGGCTGGTCGAGCGGCGCACCCGCGACATCGACGTCGGCCTGGACCTGGCCATGGCGGCGGCCCGCAAGCTGGAGGGCCCCGACCTGGACGCGGGCCTGGACCGCCTGCTCGCCGACATCGGCGGCCCGAACCCGGAGGACGACGCCTGCCTGCTCGCGGTGGGGGTGCTGGGGCCCGAGTGA
- a CDS encoding M24 family metallopeptidase, translated as MTSSDLYPVTRLAAVQEATAKAGLDALLLTPGPDLRYVSGYDAKPLERLTCLVVPASGEAYMMVPRLELPAAQASPASRLGLEFVAWDETDDPYAIAAARLGRVGKVGLADRMWAMSSLRFREVLPETEQVLAGSVLRELRMRKSPAEAAALREAGQAIDAVHRQVPELLRAGRTEREVARDIAEAILASGHQTVDFVIVASGPNGASPHHDVSDRVIQAGEPVVVDIGGQLHNGYCSDSTRTYSVGEPPAEFTAYYEVLRQAQEAACAAVRPGVSCESIDAAAREIITEAGYGEYFVHRTGHGIGIETHEEPYIVAGNGEPLEAGFAFSVEPGIYLPGRHGARIEDIVVCTAGGGERMNDTPRELVIV; from the coding sequence GTGACGTCCTCAGACCTTTATCCCGTTACCCGTCTCGCCGCCGTCCAGGAGGCCACCGCCAAGGCCGGCCTCGACGCCCTGTTGCTCACGCCCGGCCCCGATCTGCGTTACGTCAGCGGCTACGACGCCAAACCGCTGGAGCGGCTGACGTGCCTCGTGGTGCCCGCGTCCGGCGAGGCGTACATGATGGTGCCCCGCCTGGAGCTGCCCGCCGCGCAGGCGTCGCCCGCCTCGCGGCTGGGGCTGGAGTTCGTGGCGTGGGACGAGACCGACGACCCGTACGCCATCGCCGCGGCGCGGCTGGGCCGGGTCGGCAAAGTGGGGCTCGCCGACCGGATGTGGGCCATGTCGTCGCTGCGCTTCCGCGAGGTGCTGCCGGAGACCGAGCAGGTGCTGGCCGGCAGTGTGCTGCGGGAGCTGCGGATGCGCAAGTCGCCCGCCGAGGCGGCGGCCCTGCGCGAGGCGGGGCAGGCCATCGACGCGGTGCACCGGCAGGTGCCGGAGCTGCTGCGGGCCGGGCGCACCGAGCGCGAGGTGGCCAGGGACATCGCCGAGGCCATCCTGGCCTCCGGGCACCAGACGGTCGACTTCGTGATCGTCGCCTCCGGGCCCAACGGCGCCAGCCCGCACCACGACGTCTCCGACCGGGTCATCCAGGCCGGGGAGCCGGTCGTGGTGGACATCGGCGGGCAGCTGCACAACGGCTACTGCTCCGACTCCACCCGCACGTACAGCGTGGGTGAGCCGCCGGCCGAGTTCACCGCCTACTACGAGGTGCTGCGGCAGGCGCAGGAGGCGGCCTGCGCGGCGGTGCGGCCCGGCGTGTCCTGCGAGTCCATCGACGCCGCCGCCCGCGAGATCATCACCGAGGCCGGCTACGGCGAGTACTTCGTCCACCGCACCGGGCACGGCATCGGCATCGAGACGCACGAGGAGCCGTACATCGTCGCGGGGAACGGTGAGCCGCTGGAGGCCGGGTTCGCGTTCTCGGTGGAGCCGGGCATCTATCTGCCGGGCCGACACGGCGCCAGGATCGAGGACATCGTGGTGTGCACGGCCGGGGGTGGCGAGCGGATGAACGACACGCCGCGCGAGCTGGTGATCGTCTAG